In Verrucomicrobiota bacterium, the genomic stretch AACAAGCCGAGACGGAATTTCTCCGCCAGTATTCGCGCCACGATTTCGTCGATTTTATCTTCGCTTATCTGCCGGCGCTCGACCGCCTGCGGCAGATGTTCTGCGCATTCGAATGCCGGCAGTTCAATGTCCAGCCCCGCATTAAATGCCAAAGCGGCGGCCTCAGCTTTGTCCCTGGCTACGCCATGGTGAGCCTGGAGCAGATTGATGCCGGCATAATCAGCGACCACCAACCCGTCGAAACCCCATTGGTCACGGAGCACTTCGGTTAACAGAAAACGGGACGCATGACACGGTTGATTGTCGATATCGTGATAGGCCGGCATGACGGAACCGGCATTCGCCAGCTTGACCGCCATCTCAAACGGAAGCATGAAAATGTCGTTGAGCTCCTTGAAGCCGAGGTGCACCGGCGCGTGGTTGCGTGCCCCTTCACTGAAGGAGTGGCCTGCGTAATGTTTCAGGGTCGCCAGCAGGTCACGGTTATCTCCCTGGAGTCCCCTGACGTAGCGCGTAGCCAGGACCCCTACGAGGTATGGATCCTCCCCCATCGTTTCTTCGGTACGTCCCCAACGAACATCGCGGGATACGTCCAGAACGGGCGCCAGCCCCTGGTGGCATCCGAGCTGCCTGGCCTCTTTACCGATTGCCCGGCCGACTGCTTCGATGAGCTCCGGGTTCCAGGTCGAACCATAGTTCAACGCGGAGGAAAAAAGTGTTGCCCCTTTAATCATGAGCCCGTTGAGACATTCCTCATGCGAGATGGCCGGTATACCCAACCGGGTTTGTTCCACGAGAAATTTCTGCAGGGCATTAAGCGCGCGCACCCCTTCCTTGGGATCCACGGGATGCGTGCCGAGCGGGCGTGTGATCTGTCCCACTCCCCGCCTGAGCATCTTTTCGAGATCCTTCGTCGTTGCACTTTGAGCAAAGGCGTCGGTACGGACACGGTGATTGCCATCGGGGGACAGGATCAGCCAGTGCGAATACATCTGGGCGATTTTTTCCTCCAAGGTCATCCGCCGGAGCAGGTCGGAGACGCGCTGCGCAGTTGGCAATTGAGAATCTTTGTACGGATATGTAGCCATAAGTTCAACGTTCGCCGGAAAACCACGAAGCCGCGCCAGGCGCATGCACGCGCCCATATCAAATGGTCAGACCCGTTTCCCACCGGGTGTCCCGGCCGTGTTGAAAACGCGGACGTGCACTTTTCCGGCGTCAAATGCCTGCGGTAATCCGGCCTTTTTGCCCCAGGGGCTCTACTGCCTCGAGCCCTTTATTCCTGATCTCCGACGCGTTGTTGATTAGAGCGCTGCCGTTCGGCGTCCTCTTCCTGCGGATCCGGGCGGGGTGTCCCCTCCTCGGGTTGGTCCGTCACGCTGGTGCTCTGATCCTGGCCCGGTTCGTCTTTTCGGCTCCTCACAACCTTATAATCGCATGAAAAGGCTCCGCTGATGCTTGCGGTCTGACCATTTATCGATTCCGCTCGATGACACCGGCGCCAACCCGGACCCGAGGGGCTGCAGGCTCATGTCCGGCCGGCTTGTCACCAGGTGGATTTCCCGGATTCGTTCATCCCGCGCCGGCAAGCGCCCCATGGCGTCCAGGACCGTTCGGAATTCTCTCGTCATCCGCTGCAGGGCTGGTAAAGTGACCCGAAGGAGTTTTGTGCCTAAGGCCGCTATCTTTCATCCATGCAACCGGCACACCATTCGGATAGAGCTTCACACGCTCGTTTTGAAGCAACGCATTGGAGCGAGGTGCTGGAAGCGGCCCGGAGCGGTGCCACCCACGGTCCGGAGGCCCTCGCCCGGCTCTGCGAACGCTACTGGCAGCCGCTTTACGCGTTTGCCCGGCGCCGGGGCCATTCTCCCGACGACGCCCAGGACCTTGTGCAAGGGTTTTTTGAACACCTGATCGAAAGCCGCGCGCTGGGCACGATCGACCAGGCCAAAGGACGTTTCCGGTCATTTCTGCTGGCCTCCTTCCAGAACTTCAGTCTGACCGAGCAACGACGCGCCCAAGCCGAAAAACGGGGGGGCCGCGCCCAAATGGTCCGGATTGACTGGAAGGAGGCCGAAAGTCGGGTCGACCTGGCACCTGCAGACGGGCTGACGCCGGAAACGGTTTTTGACGCGCGCTGGGCTTTCGAGTTGCTGAACCGCGCCACCCGGCGCCTGGAGCAGGAACAGACGACACGCGGTAAAGCGCAAATGTTTTCTATCCTGCGGCCGTACCTGGGTGATGAAGGCGCACGGGTGAACTTGAGCTACGAACAAGCGGCACGGGCCCTGAACGTGGGCCTGCCGACCCTGAAAACGTTGATTCATCGCCTGCGCCGGCGCCACGCGCAACTCCTGCGCGAAGAAGTGGCCCAGACCGTCCTGGACCCTGATGATGTCGAGTCCGAATTGCACGCGCTTTGCGAGGCGCTGGTCGTCGCGGGCGGGCGCGTGCAGGCGTAGCAGCGTAACTAACCTCGGCCACGCCCGGGGACGAAACCGGGCATTCGGAAAGACCATTTGGCAGAACCAGGCAAAGGCGGAAACTTGCTCCGGGCATGAGAAGGACCGCCATCGCTGCGCTGGCGGCGGAAATGATCGCCACCTCGTTCCCCAGCTTACAAAACCGAGCGCTGAAGGTAAAAATGGTGAAGACTGACGATTACGTAATGGCGGTGCGTCTCGGAAAAAAAACCGTTCGTTTGTGGGTCAGCAAAGCGGACGTCAAGCGGATGGGGCGCCGCGCTCTCGCCGGAGTTCTTGCGCACGAACTCTGCCACGCCGAAGAGGACCTGCAGCGACAAACGCTTACACACGCCTTAGTTTCGGGACCGTGCGAATCGGCGACAGGTACGGGCCCTTCGGCCGAGACCGTGACGGAGCGGCGTATAGACGCAGCCGTGATCCGGAGGGGTTATGGCCGGGAATTGCTGGCGTTCCAGAAGTACCACGACCGTTATTACGAACCGTATGACTGCGCGGACGGGATGACCCTCAATGAAATCGAAGCGGCAATTCGCGATGGCAATGAATCGGTCCGCGTTGGCCGAGAGCCTGACGGCCAACGCCGCTGACCTGACTTCCTGACGAAAAATCGGTGCTCCCTCGAGGAACGTGCGATTTGCACCGAAAATGTCGCAAGTACCACCCCATTTTCGCCGCGCCGCCACCCCAAAAGCGCCTTGGTTGGGATCGATCATACCCTTTCGATGACCATCGAGGTGAAACTCTGCCTTAGACCAAACGGGCCGGCAGCACCTAGCCCAGGGTTTACTCCACTGCCATTTGGTTAAGGACACAAGGCCGGGTATTGCTTTGGTCCCGTAGGGACGGCTGAGGTTAGGCAGGGGCTTTAGCTCGACTTTGTCCATTTTCTAACCAAGCCGATGCCGCAAAATCGGGCCGTTCCGTGTGCTTTGGCGGGTTTTTTAGCTGTCGAGGTATCCGTCCGACATGGCGAAAACGCATCCGCGAGGCAGTAAGTGGCTCATTTTCAGCAGTTCCTCAGTTAGAAAATGGCCAAAGTCGAGCTTTAGTGCCTATGCCTATGCAGGCGTTCCCCCGGGTTGCGTCCCCTCGGGACGCCTGAAGGCGTGCGCCGGGCCACAGGCGGGCTTCAACGGTGGGGAGCCGTTCGGGTTTTTGGCGCCGAGGGTCGCGCCCGGTTTGGCCGGCCGTTTGGGAGCCGGCACCCTCCGGGGCAGCGTTTCAGGCGTCCCGACGGGACGCGATCCTTCTTAAATGCCCGCCAGGGACTGAAGTCCCGGGCTAACCTCAGCCGTCCCTTCGGGACGAGAGCGCCCCCCTCCGCCGGCCCTGAACTAAATGGCCGTGGGGTTTACCCTGGGCTAGGTTCCCTTGGCCCTTCGGGCCGTAACACGGTCACGGCTGTCCCCGCGCTGCCCTCAAAAACTGTGGGCAAAGCTCAGGGATTCACCCCCGGGCTAAGGTCTCCCGGGCCGTTGGGCCTACCACCACTTACGAATGTAGCAACGTTCGTTGCAGCGGCAGCACGAAGAACAGCGGGATCACGGAGGATACAACGGAGCTCTCCGCAGAAACGTTTAACCCCTGAAACAGTACAGCCGGAGAAGATTCGTCGGCGCAACAAACAGCTCTCGCACCTGCCTGAAGCCGGCCTCCCGGCCCAGTGCACACCATCCGGAAGTGGTCTCGGGAAAATCGCTGGCGTGGACGTGCGCCCGGCCCGCCTCCCACTCGTCATGCGTAAATGCGGTCCACCGCGGTTTCTGGGCGTCCCAGCGGTCCAGCCAGCCGTCGCGGTCTTCGCCGTCCGGGCTCGCGCTCTCGTAGATCAGAAAGAGCCCCTGATCACTTACGATCGTGCGGACCTGGCGCATGATGGTCAGCTTCATCGGGGTGGGGAAGTGATGCAACGCGAGGCCGATCCACACGACATCCACGGGCTCGGGATGATCGTTCAATGCCTCGACCAAATCGCGTCGATGAAGGGTGACGGGGCAGGCGAGTTGCCCGAGCGCCTCGGACGCCAGCTCGAGGGCCGGCTGAGAGAGGTCAATGCCTTGATAAGAAGCGACCCGGGTTCCTCTGAGTGCCTGCACCGTCGCGCTTGCGTCACCGCAGGCGACATCGAGAAACCGGAACGGCTGGGCAGCTTCATCGACCAGTACACGGTGGAGGCAGCTATAAGCCTCGTCATGAAATAGATAGTTGTGCTCGACCGCCTTGCGATGGAGCTGCCATTGCGTTTGAAACAGCACCAGCGCGGGCTCGTGATACATCGTTCCGGCCTGCCCATAATGACGGACGGTAACCATGGTTAAGTCCCAGGCACAGAGATACCCGATCCGGACGGGCAACACAACAAGGCATTAGGGAGTTCCCGATCTTGAGCCTCAAAACTGCGTGCGGGTTTACCGACGTGCGGGCCCGTTCATTCTCAGGTTAACCGAGCGCGGCAGATTCGTCCGGCGACCTCCTGACGGTTTCCGTCCGACTCACCTGCCGCCTGCAAGCGGCTGGTTCCTTCGTCCGGCATCACCGGCTCGCGTGGCGTCCACGGGATTTCACGATTCCCTGAAATCGATTTCACTTTCTTTGGGCGCCCCGCGACTCTAAGAAGGGATTTGCTGAATTGATCTGTCGGCCATGGACCAGGATCACCAATTGGCTGCGCTCGAAACGTGCCCGGCCTGCGGCACGCCCTACCACCCCTCCGGGGTGGAGGGCGGCACGGGGTGCCCGGTATGCCTTTTGCGTGCAGCCCTCGGCTCCGAAGGCGTCGGGGAAGACGACCCGGCGACTGACGGATCGTGGCCGTCTGCAGAGAGTCGCTTCGATCACTACGAGTTGGTCCAGCGCAAGGGCGGTGCCTTTGAGGAGCTGGGGCGCGGGGCCATGGGTGTCACTTACCGGGCCTTTGACACCGTGTTAGGTCACGCCGTGGCCGTAAAAGTTCTGGATGCCCGGGTAGCCGCTAACCCGCAAGCGCGGGAGCGCTTCCTGCGGGAGGCCCGGGCCGCCGCGCAATTGCGCCACCCCAACGTGGCTTCAGTCTTCTATTACGGGGTGCGCCCGAATGACGGGCAGTGTTTTTACGCAATGGAACTGGTGGAGGGCGAAAGTGTGGAGGCGCGGATGGGCCGGGAGGGCGCCCTGCCGGTGGGCATCAGCCTGGAGATTGTTAGCCAAGTAGCCCGCGCATTGGCCGCCGCAGAGAGCCAAGGTTTGGTGCACCGGGATCTGAAACCGGCCAACCTCATGCTCGCGCAAGGGCCGGAGTTGACCGTCAAAGTCATTGATTTCGGTTTGGCCAAAGCGGCGGCGGATCCCGCAACCGATGCCGCCCTGACCCATGGGGCCTTTGTCGGCACGCCTGTCTTTGCCAGTCCGGAGCAGTGCGCAGCAGCCAGTGTGGACGCCCGGTCCGACCTCTACTCTCTAGGGATCACGCTCTGGGAGATGC encodes the following:
- a CDS encoding sigma-70 family RNA polymerase sigma factor, whose translation is MQPAHHSDRASHARFEATHWSEVLEAARSGATHGPEALARLCERYWQPLYAFARRRGHSPDDAQDLVQGFFEHLIESRALGTIDQAKGRFRSFLLASFQNFSLTEQRRAQAEKRGGRAQMVRIDWKEAESRVDLAPADGLTPETVFDARWAFELLNRATRRLEQEQTTRGKAQMFSILRPYLGDEGARVNLSYEQAARALNVGLPTLKTLIHRLRRRHAQLLREEVAQTVLDPDDVESELHALCEALVVAGGRVQA
- a CDS encoding class I SAM-dependent methyltransferase; the protein is MVTVRHYGQAGTMYHEPALVLFQTQWQLHRKAVEHNYLFHDEAYSCLHRVLVDEAAQPFRFLDVACGDASATVQALRGTRVASYQGIDLSQPALELASEALGQLACPVTLHRRDLVEALNDHPEPVDVVWIGLALHHFPTPMKLTIMRQVRTIVSDQGLFLIYESASPDGEDRDGWLDRWDAQKPRWTAFTHDEWEAGRAHVHASDFPETTSGWCALGREAGFRQVRELFVAPTNLLRLYCFRG